The Fodinibius salinus nucleotide sequence GCCTCGATGACTGGTTGTAAAAGATATTTAGCAGTATTTACCGCCTGACCTGCTTCTACAACAGAACGGCTGGCATCAAAGTCTAAGAGTAACACATACTCAATGTCGGGTTTAATTTCTGCATTAACATTAAGCTTTACTCCAGTTTGAGGACCACCTGGAACCTTCATTTCGTACGGTTTTCCGTCCACTACAACACTGTGACCGCTATCACCAAGAATAAGTCGAATTTGACTGTATGTGCCTGCCTCTAATTCAGTAGTACCAATTACCTCTGTGGCACCATTTACAAGCTCCAAAAGGTCATATGTTTTTTGTGGCTTATTTAATGTAATCCAGCCCGATCCATTTTGTGACTGTACCTCAACACTTTCAATATTGACATTGACAGCATCAGCAGAATCAATGGGTGCATCTGTCATTTCAACAGTCATAGTTCCAGCTCCCCCATTAGACCCAGTACCACATCCCGCTAATAGGAATGAAAATAATAGAAAAAGTACAAATGATATGTCGGATATCGATATATTCTGTAATTCTTTTTTTAACATAATGGCGTTCATTGAGATTAAAAATGTTTACTCGGAGAATATTTTCCCATTTCTGTCCATGGGACGAGTGAGTTGAAGGATCGTTACATTTTAATCTCTCTTTCTATAATTCCCGCAATTAAAAAAGGACTGCCAATTTTGACAGTCCACTTAAGCGGTTTTCAAAATATCGTATAAATATTTTATCCGGTGCCATTTCCATTACCGCCACTATTATTTTTGCCCTTATTTTCCGGCTTATTTTCAAGCCCTTTGGGTACATTACCCGGAGGGCCACCGCCTATATTTCCATTGAATAGGTTTTCTAGAATCTTCTTGGCTGGGATTCCGCCTTTCATTTGTTGAGATACCCGATTTACAACAGATGCCGCTGGCAACTGACTGCGCTGTTGTCCCATTTGTAATGCTGAAGGAAGTTTTTGCAACTCATCAGCATTAAATCCTCGTTTTAATGCATTTGCAATAAAAGTTCTAGAGGCTTTGGGGGCAGATTTTGTGGTTGGTAAATCTGAAAAAATACCCATTGCAACTACGATATTAGTGGAATTAGTTTTATCAAGTATTGACTTTGACTCTATCTGAGACAACATTGCATTAACCGTTTCCGTAGATATACCCTGAGCAAATGAACTGGAAACAGATCGAACCATTTCTGTTCTGAATTGATCTTGTGACATTCCACTGCCCGACTTGTTAACAATTTGCTGTACGTGCTTCTGTTTGATCCAGGGATCTACAACCTGAGCTGATTTTGTCATATTTTCTTGCATCTGGCTAATTGCAGGCACAATACGTCCGCCGGGTATCCCTTTAGACAGACCTTCAAGAGCCTTTTCTAAAGCCATTTCTGCTGGTAATTTTTTTTCAGACATTGCTAAAGCCGTTTCTAAAATCTGCCCGATATACTGGTCACTAACCCCGCGTGATTGCGCACGTTTTTGAAGTGTAGCTATTTTTGCTTGGTTAATACCTGCCTTTTTCGCTTCTTCAACAAGTACAGACACATCCTTTTCCTGAGCATTTATTTCACTTGCTGCAAGTAATAACAGGAAACAACTGACAAGTGAGATCAAAATTTGTTTAGACAATTTCATAATCATTTCCTCAAATTTATTCAATCAATAACATTGCGTTTTCACTGCCAAAACCATCGTCAACAGTGTAAGTATCATTTGAAAATTGAAGCCACTTTTCTGAATCTCCCTGTACCTCAAGTACTTTGTATTCATAAGCACCAACTGAAAGCAACAATTGGGTGACATAAATATTGTCAGACTGTTTGGTAAGAGGTATTCCCGTCTTGTCCCAGTTGTTAAAACCACCTACCAAGTACAATCGTCCATCCCAGAATACTCAATACGTACTTGCTGTTCCCCCAT carries:
- a CDS encoding glycogen-binding domain-containing protein; this encodes MYLVGGFNNWDKTGIPLTKQSDNIYVTQLLLSVGAYEYKVLEVQGDSEKWLQFSNDTYTVDDGFGSENAMLLIE
- a CDS encoding DUF4382 domain-containing protein: MNAIMLKKELQNISISDISFVLFLLFSFLLAGCGTGSNGGAGTMTVEMTDAPIDSADAVNVNIESVEVQSQNGSGWITLNKPQKTYDLLELVNGATEVIGTTELEAGTYSQIRLILGDSGHSVVVDGKPYEMKVPGGPQTGVKLNVNAEIKPDIEYVLLLDFDASRSVVEAGQAVNTAKYLLQPVIEAKEKAITGNIAGTVNPADAEPVVYALAGNDTLSTTLADTSSGDFKLIGLEEGSYDVSVEPRNNNFQSKTVNSVSVTAGKTNDIDPIDLQ